The DNA region GTATTGCGCCATAAAAGCGGAATCAGTACGCAGCCTAACACGCTGACTGCGACAAATTCGCCGGCGGCAATGTAGAGCATGGTTAAACCGACGCTTTCACCTTCGAGCGCACCGAGGTACGCAAGCTCCGCGCCGATGAGCACGCCGTTGGACACGACGGGCAAGAGCGAAGCGGTCCAAATGTTGGGCATGTAGCGCATACCGTAGACGGCGATCGCGGTAGCGAGCGTGCCGACCACAATGTCGATCATGCCGAACGGGCTCGCAAGGTTCGCAAGCAAGCAGCCGAGAATTAAGCCCGGCACGACTTTCGGTTGGTAAAACGCGAGCAGCGTCAGTACTTCCGATAAACGTACCTGCACGGGACCGTAGCTGAACGGCGCCAGCGCGACCGTAAGGAGCGCGTACACTGCGGCCAACACCGCATTGATGACGAGCATACGAGTATTCATGTTCCATTCCTCCTTGTTTTTGTTTTTACGAAGTGGGACCAAGAAAACACTTCGCACCGATATAGTGTAGCATAGAGCGGGGCGGAGAACAAGAAATGAATAATTTTACTGATAAAACTTAATTTTTGATGTATACTATTTATGAATATACTTGACAAGATATCGATGCGGCTACATACCGGTAGGAGGTTACGGCATGGCAAAATTGGCGGTTATCGGCAGTTGTTCTGTAGACTTGGTCGTGGAAGCGGCCCGGCGTCCGCAAGCGGGTGAGACGCTGTTTGCAGAACATTTTTTTATGAGTTGCGGCGGTAAAGGAGCCAATCAGGCGGTAGCGGCGGCACGACTCGGAGCGGACGTGGCAATGATCGGCGCCATCGGCGAAGATGCCTACGGGAAAATGCTCTGCGAAAATTTTGTAAAAAACGGCGTAGACGCCCGCTTTTTAATGACCCTTCCCGACGTTTCAACGGGAACGGCGCATATTACGCTGGCCGAGGGTGATAACAGCATACTGGTAGTGCCGGCGGCGAACTTTCGGTTGACAGCGGCGCATATTGAACAGGCGTTGGATCAGCTGGGGGAATTGGATATGGTGTTGTTGCAAAATGAGGTACCGCAGGATGTGACCGAAGACGCGATTCGTCTTTGCGCCGAGCGGAACATTCCGGTACTTTGGAATCCGGCGCCGGCGCGTGAATTGGCGCCGGATATTATGGCGATGTGCCGCTATATTACGCCGAACGACCATGAGCTGGCGCTCTTGTTTGATGTGGCAGATCCGCTGGAACTGTCGGCGGAATGGCAGAAAAAACTGATCGTGACGCGCGGTAAAGACGGCGTCGATTACTATGACGGCAAGAACGTTCACCGCGTCGCCGGGGAATCGGTCGCCGTCGTCGATACGACCGGAGCAGGAGATACGTTTAACGGCGCGTTTGCGGTCGCGATCAGTGAAGGACAGGATCTTGAAACGGCGCTTCGGTTCGCCAACCACGCGGCCGCCCGTTCGATTAC from Negativicoccus succinicivorans includes:
- a CDS encoding QueT transporter family protein: MNTRMLVINAVLAAVYALLTVALAPFSYGPVQVRLSEVLTLLAFYQPKVVPGLILGCLLANLASPFGMIDIVVGTLATAIAVYGMRYMPNIWTASLLPVVSNGVLIGAELAYLGALEGESVGLTMLYIAAGEFVAVSVLGCVLIPLLWRNTAFRRLLQDL
- the rbsK gene encoding ribokinase, encoding MAKLAVIGSCSVDLVVEAARRPQAGETLFAEHFFMSCGGKGANQAVAAARLGADVAMIGAIGEDAYGKMLCENFVKNGVDARFLMTLPDVSTGTAHITLAEGDNSILVVPAANFRLTAAHIEQALDQLGELDMVLLQNEVPQDVTEDAIRLCAERNIPVLWNPAPARELAPDIMAMCRYITPNDHELALLFDVADPLELSAEWQKKLIVTRGKDGVDYYDGKNVHRVAGESVAVVDTTGAGDTFNGAFAVAISEGQDLETALRFANHAAARSITAHGAQGAMPWRDEMEA